The proteins below come from a single Seriola aureovittata isolate HTS-2021-v1 ecotype China chromosome 23, ASM2101889v1, whole genome shotgun sequence genomic window:
- the zgc:92664 gene encoding chromatin complexes subunit BAP18 isoform X1, which produces MTSASTKVGEIFSAAGAAFTKLGELTMQLHPVADSSPAGSHLPSSGQTKNTVKRKLYEDVALPAADGPKKVVKKATVTVAMATQGTPTIISVPTAQVVMPSGLQGPPSNQPPLKKQKTADVTLSALNDSDVNSDLVDIEGLGEGSNSKKLNNFDQDNLNLDSSLIMNPSDLPLLSR; this is translated from the exons ATGACCTCAGCCTCCACAAAA GTTGGAGAGATCTTCTCTGCAGCTGGAGCTGCCTTCACCAAACTAGGAGAGCTCACCATGCAGCTGCATCCAGTGGCAGACTCCAGTCCTGcagg TTCCCATCTTCCCTCCAGTGGTCAAACGAAGAACACGGTGAAGAGGAAGCTGTATGAGGACGTGGCTCTGCCTGCTGCAGATGGGCCCAAGAAGGTCGTCAAGAAAGCCACGGttactgttgccatggcgacaCAGGGCACTCCAACCATCATCTCTGTGCCCACAGCTCAGGTTGTCATGCCTTCAGGACTACAGGGTCCCCCCTCCAACCAGCCCCCCCTGAAGAAACAGAAGACTGCAG ATGTGACCCTCAGTGCTCTGAATGACTCAGATGTCAACAGTGATCTTGTGGACATTGAGGGACTGGGTGAAGGATCCAACTCCAAGAAACTCAACAACTTTGATCAAG atAACCTGAACCTGGACTCCAGCCTCATCATGAATCCCAGtgacctccctctgctctcccgctga
- the si:dkey-6n21.13 gene encoding P2Y purinoceptor 3, translated as MKITSVLTMSSRGGLPPNISVPVLHEVLSSSPSSSPSITSPSCSIDESYKYIFLPICYSFTFIFSILLNSVVLFRSFRQTKRWNASLIYMVNLASTDFMYGLSLPFLVASYIMRDRWIFGDFMCRLVRFLFYFNLYCSIFFLTCISVHRYLGICHPMKVITLETKKAVKCTCVLVWIVVFALTCPIFRFAQTGHVTRSGGPGTNASSTGNPSHEISLINGNASHGNLGGVTEEYQNCWDDAIDKEFPDYVPYGIILHLLGFFVPFSIIAWCYSHVVLTIFRTLHSRPSSRRGPREGGHEGVDRTRTSPVIVGRERRGSNGLSRPVRRDEGISIFLGAHSPYANRRRKSIKTIITITLLFALCFFPFHVTRTIFLLLKVTNRVPCHTMTMVSMCYKITRPLASFNAWLNALLYFLTKDKGGAHCCQIVNSNTRQHAGLLLPLRMMGKGEDPEEGGMDDGIDNKENKAFHNSPSYMKRAKVRYIVE; from the coding sequence ATGAAAATTACTTCAGTCCTCACAATGTCATCCAGAGGTGGGCTTCCTCCCAATATCAGTGTCCCAGTCCTCCATGAGGTCCTTAGttcctcaccctcctcttctccctccatcacgTCTCCATCTTGCAGCATAGATGAGTCCTACAAGTACATCTTCCTCCCCATCTGTTACTCCTTCACCTTCATCTTCAGCATCCTCCTTAACTCTGTCGTCCTCTTCCGTTCCTTCCGCCAGACCAAACGCTGGAACGCCTCTCTGATCTACATGGTCAACCTGGCCTCCACGGACTTCATGTACGGCCTGTCGCTGCCATTCCTTGTGGCCAGTTACATCATGCGTGACCGCTGGATCTTTGGGGACTTCATGTGCCGCCTGGTCCGTTTCCTCTTCTACTTTAACCTCTACTGTTCCATCTTCTTCCTCACTTGCATCTCTGTCCACAGGTACCTTGGTATCTGCCACCCAATGAAAGTCATCACACTGGAGACCAAGAAGGCTGTCAAGTGCACTTGTGTCCTAGTTTGGATTGTGGTTTTTGCTCTGACCTGCCCTATCTTCCGGTTTGCTCAGACTGGTCATGTGACAAGATCTGGGGGGCCTGGCACCAATGCAAGCAGTACTGGCAACCCAAGCCATGAGATATCATTGATAAATGGTAATGCAAGCCATGGTAACTTGGGAGGGGTCACTGAGGAGTACCAGAACTGTTGGGACGATGCCATTGATAAGGAGTTTCCTGATTATGTACCCTATGGCATCATACTCCACCTGCTGGGCTTTTTTGTACCCTTTTCCATAATAGCTTGGTGTTACTCTCACGTTGTTCTGACCATATTCAGGACTCTGCATTCACGGCCCTCATCCCGCAGAGGTCCAAGAGAAGGAGGACATGAAGGAGTGGACAGAACAAGAACAAGCCCTGTGATAGTTgggagggaaagaagaggaagcaaTGGACTGTCAAGGCCAGTGAGAAGAGATGAAGGGATTTCCATTTTTCTTGGCGCCCACTCTCCATACGCCAATCGCAGACGTAAATCTATCAAAACCATTATCACCATCACCCTCCTCTTTGCTCTGTGTTTCTTCCCCTTTCATGTTACTAGAACCATCTTCCTCCTGTTGAAGGTGACTAACAGAGTCCCCTGTCACACCATGACCATGGTCTCCATGTGCTATAAGATTACGAGGCCTTTGGCATCATTCAACGCATGGCTCAATGCCCTCCTTTACTTCCTGACCAAAGACAAGGGTGGAGCTCACTGCTGCCAGATAGTAAACAGCAATACCAGACAACATGCTGGGCTTCTGTTGCCcctgaggatgatgggaaaagGAGAGGatccagaggagggagggatggacgATGGAATTGACAATAAGGAGAATAAAGCATTTCATAACAGTCCGTCATACATGAAAAGAGCCAAAGTCAGGTATATAgttgaatga
- the zgc:92664 gene encoding chromatin complexes subunit BAP18 isoform X2, which produces MTSASTKVGEIFSAAGAAFTKLGELTMQLHPVADSSPAGGQTKNTVKRKLYEDVALPAADGPKKVVKKATVTVAMATQGTPTIISVPTAQVVMPSGLQGPPSNQPPLKKQKTADVTLSALNDSDVNSDLVDIEGLGEGSNSKKLNNFDQDNLNLDSSLIMNPSDLPLLSR; this is translated from the exons ATGACCTCAGCCTCCACAAAA GTTGGAGAGATCTTCTCTGCAGCTGGAGCTGCCTTCACCAAACTAGGAGAGCTCACCATGCAGCTGCATCCAGTGGCAGACTCCAGTCCTGcagg TGGTCAAACGAAGAACACGGTGAAGAGGAAGCTGTATGAGGACGTGGCTCTGCCTGCTGCAGATGGGCCCAAGAAGGTCGTCAAGAAAGCCACGGttactgttgccatggcgacaCAGGGCACTCCAACCATCATCTCTGTGCCCACAGCTCAGGTTGTCATGCCTTCAGGACTACAGGGTCCCCCCTCCAACCAGCCCCCCCTGAAGAAACAGAAGACTGCAG ATGTGACCCTCAGTGCTCTGAATGACTCAGATGTCAACAGTGATCTTGTGGACATTGAGGGACTGGGTGAAGGATCCAACTCCAAGAAACTCAACAACTTTGATCAAG atAACCTGAACCTGGACTCCAGCCTCATCATGAATCCCAGtgacctccctctgctctcccgctga